The DNA segment GAATGATGCAGTAAATAAAATGCTTTATGATCTGGGTGTGCCTGATGAAATGATTGCTTACGATGATTTTGGATCGTAACTTTCTAGTGGCAGTAAATGATCTAAGACCTATGGTCTTACTTAATAAAAAAAGACTCCTTCGGGGGTCTTTTTTCGTTTATTGTGTATTCCTTATTTTAATATTATTTCTACCTTCGAAACATCAATTGTTGTTGCAGTGCAGTGTTTCATGATGTAATTATTTGTTTTCTAATTTTCATATTTACCATTTTTTATGTCCAAAAAACGATTTATCCGTAATTTGTTATTTATCGCTGGCGGTGTAGTGCTTTTGTTGATAGTTTTGGCCGAAATTTTTAAAGATGATATGGTTAAACTGGCTATTCAAAAGGGAGCCAAAACCTTTGATGTGCCCCTTGATGTTGGAGAAGTGGATTTTAGTTTGCTTTACCGTTTTCCTTTGGCTACCATTGAATTTAATGACCTGGTGATGTTAGCCCATGGAGTAAAGGATTCCTTGGCAACAAACTCGGATACTACTGCTTTTATTTCTAAGCTTTATGCATCAGTTGACCTCATAGAGCTGATGAAAGGAAATATTTTGGTTAAAAAAGTGAAAATTGAAAATATGAAAGCTTGTTACTTGGTCGATAGTTTGGGGAAAAGTAATTTTGATTTTTTAATGAACGAGACGGGCGGTGGTGATACGGTGGTGAACATAGAGGATACTTCTAAGGTGCAAGGTGTTTATACCTTGGATAAACTGACCTTGGAAAATATAGAACTACAATATGTAGACGCATTAATGCGTGCTTCGGCAAGCGTTCATATTGCCGAATTGGAAATGAAAGGAGAGGTAGAGTCTCTTGGATTTAAAGCGGCTACCCATGGAGAAGTATTTGTTAGGGAACTATGCTATGCCGATTATAATTGTAAAGGCTTAGCAAATACCAAACTTAATTTTTCGGTGACAGCCTTGAACGATTCAGTTGGTATATCAGATCTCACATTGAATACAGGTGATGCCGAGCTTAGTTTGACAGGTAATGTTATTAATAAGGATAGTGCATTGTTGGATATTTCATTCAATGGTTCAGATATCGATATTGCCAAAAACTTGTCTATTTTGCCATCGCATATGATGGAGGAGCTCAATATAACTGGGGCGGCAGGGATGTTACATTTTAATGGAAACGCGCATGGTTTTCTTACGTCGTATACCATGCCGCAAGTTGAGATGGATGTTCGTTTGACTGATGGCTTTGTGCAGTATGATACTTATCCAAGTGTCCGTCACATTCAAATGGAGGCTAATTTTTCCAATGGTTATGTCGCAAAAATGGAATCCTCGCTTGTAAATCTGAAGCGTTTTCATGCTGAAACAGAAAAAAGTAGTATTGATTTATCGGCTAAGATCATGCATCCTCTTAAACCGCAATATGATATTGCGGGTAGTGTCGCTATTGATTTGGGCGAGTGGAAATCAATGATGCCGGACTCTTTGGTAAAGAGTGTCAGTGGACGCCTTAAAGCAAGTGTGTCTACAGCGGGCGTATTGCCTGATTCTATAACGGATGACTTTAGTGAATACTTTTTGCAGAGAACTCGTTTTAATCTTCAATTGGATCAGGTGGGCTTACAAATGGATTCTATACCTCAAATTATTGGTTTGGGCGGAACCTTGATCTATAGTCCGAAAAATTTAACATTAAGTGCATTTAGGATGCAAGTGCCCGACTATCATGTCCATATAACAAATGGGTATTTTAGAGGCTCTTGGCTCGGCAAAATCAGTGATTATGAAAATATGTCATTGCAGATGGATAGTCTTTTGTTGGCGACTTCATATTCTTCTTTTTCGGCGTCCGGACAGGTGGAAGGGTTGAAGACGATTAAATATGACCTAAGCAGCGATCTGTCGCTGAATCTCTCAGAAGTATATGAGATGATGCCGGATTCTATGGCTCATAGCATGTCGGGAGCGATTGATGCAAGTCTGTGTTCTGCGGGTATTTTTGCTATGGATTCAATGGTGGAGGAATCTATGCGTTTGTTTTTTGAGAATAGTAAGCTGGGTATTCATATGAAAGATGTATCTATGGATATGCAGGATACTTTATTGAACGTTCAGAACTTGTCGGGGAGCGTGATTTATCATAGCGATAGTATATGGATGAATCGTGTATCAGGGAGTTATCTGGGGCTTGATTTTGGGGCTGATTCTACTACTGTTTCTCATGTTTATTCCGGTGCTGTTCAAAATAACAAAAAGGAGATAAGGGTTCATGGTAACTTTGAAGTGGGAGATATGGACTATGCGTGGATAGAGGCTTTTATGGGCGATACAGTACCGGAACCGGAAGAGTTAACGCAGGCAAAAATGCAAGCAGCATTAGAAGAAGAACCCTATGAGCAGCATTACACCATAAAAGCAAATGGGCATATGAAAGCCCGTAGCTTTAAATATGGTGATATCCTGCTTAAAAATATAGATGCCAAATTTTTGGCTGATTTGGAAAATAATTTTTTTGTGGCCGACAGTTTAGTGTGTGACGTGTTTGATGGACAGGTGAATGGAGCACTTCGTTATAGGATGGTAGATTTGCCTACGGATACGGTGTTGAGGGATGTTATGGATTTCAAAATCGATGCAGAAAATTTGGATGTTTCTAAAATGGTTAGTGGGTTGCAGGAATATATACAAGAGTATGATATTACAGGAGAGAATGTGAAAGGATTTCTTTCTTCAGATTTAGATGGTAGAATCGTAATGGAGAATTATATGCCTGTTTTTGATTCATTAATGATATCTGGAGATTTGACCCTCGATGAAGGAGCTTTGATTGGGGTAAAAGCGATTGCTGAATTGCAAGATTTACCTGGGATAGGAATAAAAAATTTGGATAACCTAAGGTTTAGAACATTATCCAGTAGTTTGTTTATTTACAGAAATAATATTTTCCTGCCTAAAACCGATATTTACTCTTCTTCTTTTGAGGCTTCTCTTTTGGGAATGTATAGTTTTAATGGGGACTATGATTTTCATATTAGAGCCATATTAAGTCAAATACTCTCTGGTAAGGTGTCAAAACCATCTAAAGAGGAACAAAAAGGAGGATTTGCTAGCGATGACAAAGGAAGATATTATGTGACTAGTTATTTGGATGGAAAAAGTAAAGCCTGGTTTGATAATAAGAGCGATAGGGAAAGGATGGATACTCGTATAAGAATGAATAAGAGAGGTTTGATGGTTTTATTTAAGCCTGTTTTGGTTCGTTATGAAACAGATGTTAAATAAAGGAAGGGTATGGATATGCGAAAAATTAAGTTGCTTTCTTTGCTTGTTTCTTTTATCTTACTTTTCTTTATAGTTTTTAAAATTGTAGGGTTATTGGGGTGGAATAAAGGGGCTGAACGGATGTCTTTGCTGCCCGAAGGTTTTCAATTGGATGGTGAAGGAGATATTATTTTCGGTTCCCCGGATGCCGGGTGTTCTGTTTATTTGTTTGCGAACTACCGATGTCAGTTCTGTTTGAGTTTTTTTAAGGAAGGATTGCCACAAATATTGGACGATTATGATGGAAAGGTGAAGGTGGTATTTAAACCCATTCTCTTTTCTCATACGCAAGAGGAAATGGATGCTTTACGGATGGCTGTATCTGTATTTAAATATGGAGATTATTTGCCATTTCATACCTTGTTATTGAGAGACCCTGATGTGATTTATGCTGATTCTTATAAAGATTATTTGATGGAAATCATGGGTTTAAATAGTGCCATTGCCAATAGTTACTTTGATGATGCTACTAAAAAATATATCGATGATAATAAAAAAATGTTTAAGGAGTTAAAGATAAAAGGTACACCTGGATTTGTGGTAGATAAACATGTAATAACAGGGTTCTCAAATATGAAATTATTGTTGGATAATAAATTTAAAAGTAAATGATGAAATGAGTCATGGGAATTATTTCGTACACAGAAGTATAATTACTTTTGGTGAGTTCCAGATGGCCATTGATAAATAAATTATAAGTATATGAAAAAAATGTTTTTATTGCCCATTGCTTTGGGGATGGTATTATCATTCATTACCTGGGGCTGTGAAGATGAAGAAGAAGATGCTTTTTGTGAAGCATTTACTTCCCCTGAATGCTCGGAATTAAGCTTTAATGCTTGTAGTGATGAGAATGGGGATTACTATGAGAATGGAGATGTAAAATATTACTGTTCTGAATATTATGAGGATGGTGATGAGGATGAGTGTGATGGTGCAGCGGATCAGCTTATTTTAGATTCAGGATGCGTAAGTTCTTCAGAAAGTAGTGCTTCCTTGAAGTCTGCTACGCTGTCTTATAAGTCATTCGTATTGAGTGCTATGGCAGAGGTGAGAACACAGGCTAAGTTTGCAGCAGGCTGTAACTAAGCCGAAAAATACATGTGGAAATTTATGAGAATTGAGGGTGCTCTCTTAATTCTCATACCTTTTTTTTATGCTTTTGTAATTTTTATTTGTTGAATTATTCATCAGCTTTCTATCATATACGAAGAAAATTTGATCTGATCTTAAGCAAGATACCTCTTCGTGCTTTGCTTTAATACCATAATTGGGCAATGTGTTTATGTTCTTTGGGGATTTGGTGGATTGGATTTTCCATCAAATTTAATTCTTTTATCAATTTATTTTCTGTCAGGTGAAAAGGAAAGGACGTAAGCTGGTTATTTTTAAGATATATGTTTTGAATGTTAGGTGCATTTAATAAATGTTCACAACCTCCAACTAATTGATTGTTGGTAAAATCAATGGTATAAAGAGAAGGATAGTGGCGAATTGCTTCGGGTACATTTTTAAAATAATTGTCACCTAAATATAGTTTCTCTAATACAGGTAAATTCGTCATTGATGTGGGGAGTGCGTTTAATTGATTCATGCGCATATCAATGCATCTTAAATTTTTTAGCGCAGAAATATCCTTTGGGATGGATTGAATCTCATTATCTTGCATGTCCAGAAACTCCAGGTGTCTCAATTTAAAAATGGCTTTGGGCCACTCGCCCTTCAACCCAAATTTTGAGATGCTTAAATGGCTTACTTGCCCCTGATCGTTTAGTTGATAACCTCTTAAAAACCAAGTTACTTTTTTTACCTCTTTTAGTTTTCTAGGTAATTGTTCTCTTAGTTCTTCAATAATCTGCGAATCTTCCATTTCTCAATAAAACGTTTCTGCATTTATTTTATTCCGTCTGATCGTATACCTAGGTATCTTGCGTATGGGTCGGACGATTGTTTTTTAAGCAATACGTACAATAGGAATAATTGTTTTAAATTAAATGAGCTGAATTGGAAAATATCTTACCAAACGTAGTCGTAATGCTTCATGTTTGTTGCAGGACTCCGTATTTGTGTATAATTTATTCGTTTTGATAATAAGAGATGAAAAAATCCGTTATGATCAAATAGATAAATACAACACACAATTAAATGGCAGCAACAGACAAATTTTCAGGTGTTTTGGGGCGAACAAATGCGGCTCACCTTTTACGGCGGGCTACTTTTGGACTTACAGAGTCAGCTATTCAACAGTTTGCTTCACTCACAGTTGACCAAGCAATGGATCTGCTATTCTCAGATCCCGTACCGGCTGATTTGCCCATCGATTTAAAAACCAATCAAACGTGGTTAAATCCTAAAGCAGGGGATGCAAATAGCGAACAAAAAAAGCTAACTGATTACTTCATTATTTGGCACCTGGAGCGGATGCGTCAGTCAGAGGTAAATATTTCTGAACGTTTAACCTACTTCTATCATACGCACTTGCCGGTTCGTCGTAGCTTGGTAGAGTCGTCGGAAATGATTTATTATCAGAATGCACTGTTCCGACAATTTGCCAAGGGAAGTTTCAAAACACTGTTTAAGCATATTTGCATGGATAATGCCATGCTTATTTATTTGGATAATGGTACCAACGATGTAAGTAGTCCCAATGAGAATTTTGCACGCGAAATGTTAGAGCTTTATTCTATTGGGCGTGGGCCACAGATAGGATTGGGCGATTATACACATTTCACCGAAGATGATATCAAGGCTGCTACGCGTGTCTTGACAGGTTATCAGGTGGATTATTCATTTGCAAATGTCCATAGCGAAACCCAATTGCCTACGGGGGTAATACGGGAAGTGGATCGTGATGGTGTTTGGCTTGCCCATAGGCATGACGCAGGTGAAAAAATCTTTAGCCATCACTTTGGTAAGCGGGTGATTGCCCCCTCGGAACTCGTCAATGGTTTTGCGACCAGTGAGGCTGCCAAACAAGAGTTTGACGAGATGATTGAGATGATCTTTGAAAAAGATGAGACAGCACGCTTTATAACGCGTAAGTTATATCGTTTTTTTGTCTATTATCAAATTGATGACTATGTAGAAAATAACGTGATTATTCCGTTGGCAGCCCAGTTTAAATCTTCGGGTTATGATATGTCTGTATTGGCGAGAGCGATGTTGAGTAGTCAACATTTTTATGATGTGGATGATGCAGAGTCATCAAATAATATCATGGGGTCTATTATTAAATCGCCTATTGACATGATATTGGGTACATTACGTTTGTTTCAAGTGGATGTACCAACGGATTTAGATACCCTGTACAATACTGTTTATATCAATGGTATTTTTAAGTTTATTGAGGAGCAAGGACTTGATTTTTATGAGCCTTTTGAAGTGGCAGGCTATCCTGCTTATCATCAATTTCCTATTTATAGCAGAAACTGGATCAGACCTCAAACCTTGGCTTATCGATATAAGTTGTCTGAATATTTTTTAAATGGTATCAACTCCAAAGGGAAAGATTTAGGCATTAAACTGGATGTGCTTTCTTGGGTGGAGAATGGAGGTGCGGTTTCTAATCCTGCCGATGCGAATATATTGGTTGATGCATTGTTGGAGTTGATGATCCCTTTTCCGGTGGCCTCTGAAAGACGCGATTTTTTTCTGACAACCGTCTTCCTTGATGGCTTGTATCCGGCAGCCTGGACCACTGAATGGAACAACTATCGTTCCGATCCAACTCAATATAAAGCCACCGTTGCATCTCGGATCTCAGTCCTGATCAATGCTATTATGCAGTCTCCTGAATATCAATTGTACTAAATCACTATGAAAAGAAGAAATTTTATACGAAACATAGGAGCAGCGGCAGCGGGTAGCTTTGCTTTGGGCGGAGTGCCGCTTAGGGCGATGAGGCCAGGTGCTGCTATAGCTCAAGCGGCATTGGATGGTAGTAATGATAATGTGTTAATATTTATTCAACTGCACGGAGGGAACGATGGATTAAATTCTTTGGTTCCTGTCAGTCAGTACAATGAGTACTATAATTTGAGGGCTAATATTGCTTTGCCTGATCATGGTCAGAGGAGTTATATCAATATTGATGATTCTATTCCTGAAAGTAAACAGGTGGGGTTACATCCGGATATGATTCACTTTAAACAATTGTATGACGAAGATAAGGCCGTGGTGATACAAAACGTTGGATATCCTGATATGAACGGTTCTCATTTTAGAGGGCGTGACCTGGTTTTTATGGGGCTGGATGGAACAGAAGATCAAGCTGATGTGAGTTCTGGATGGATGGGACGCTTCCTGAACCTTGAATATCCCAATTATCCGGATGCATATCCCAGTGAAAGCATGAGAGACCCTGTTGCCATTGAAATGGGGAGTTCCATGTCATTGGCTTTTCATAGGGAGCAAGGTATACCAGTGGGACTGAATGTACAGAGCCCGGAAGCTTTCTATGAACTGATAAATGGGGTAGGTGTAGACAATGCCACGTTGTATAAGCCTGAGGGATACGCGGGAGATGAATTGGAATACCTGTGGCAGTTTGAGGGCATGTCTAATGTGTATGCCGAACGGTTAAAACAGGTATATGACTATGGGTCTAACTCTACGGTGGAGTATCCTACGGAGTATCCGGCACCTACCCTTGCGCTGTATAAAAAAAATGCTTTGTCGGGACAGCTAAGGTTGATTGCTCGTTTATTAAAAGGTGGAATTAAAACCCGCATTTTTATGTGTCGTATGGGAGGTTTCGATACGCATGGTAATCAGGTGGATGAGAATGATGCAACGCTGGGTATCCATGCTTCCTTAATGTATCACCTATCATCTGCCATTAAGGCTTTTCAGGATGATCTGGCTAATTTGGGATTGGAAGATAAAGTGTTGACCATGACCTTTACAGAATTCGGGCGCCGGGTAAAATCCAATGATAGTTATGGTACAGACCATGGAACTTCCACTCCGGTTTTTGTTTTTGGTAAAGCAGTTAAAAGTCAAGTGGTGGGCGATAATCCGGATTTGAGCGATCTGGTTGGGGGTAATATGAAATATCAGGTGGATTATAGACAGGTGTATACATCGGTATTGCAAGATTGGTTTGGTGCAGGTAAAGAAGCTTTGGAGGCAGCCCGTTTTAGCGAATTTGTAGATAGTAGAATAGATATTTTTGGATTGGATATAGGAGTCAAAGAGCTGGAAGCAGGTAAGGTAAATGCCATTGCTTTTCCTATTCCGGCAACCGATACTCTTACCTTTCAGTTTAATATGCCGATGCCTGGAAATGCCGTTATAAAGCTCTTTGATGTGAATGGCAGAATGGTGTATCAAAAGCGTTTGAATTATTTATATTATGGTTCGCAGACCTTTGTGTTGCGTGTGAGTAGTCTTCCTGCGGGCCAATATGTATTTACAGTTGGTACCAACCAGTATACCGAAAGTGGAAAAGTTATTGTGAAAAGGTAGGTCAGAAATGAACCACAAAAAAGCCAAGCGCGAAATACCTGTTTTTTTGCACTTGGCTTTTTGTTTTTACGGTTGATTGCTTAAATAGAAAATCTATTACGAACTAAATTCATTCTTAGGAGATGAGGTTTCATCGCATCACTCGTGGTTAAAATTTATTTTGTCACTGGGTATTTTATAGAGTATAATGCGTTCATATCGTCCAACTATCATTGTTTTTCCAACAATAACCAGTCCACCATCATTGGCTTGAAAGA comes from the Saccharicrinis fermentans DSM 9555 = JCM 21142 genome and includes:
- a CDS encoding DUF1501 domain-containing protein; translated protein: MKRRNFIRNIGAAAAGSFALGGVPLRAMRPGAAIAQAALDGSNDNVLIFIQLHGGNDGLNSLVPVSQYNEYYNLRANIALPDHGQRSYINIDDSIPESKQVGLHPDMIHFKQLYDEDKAVVIQNVGYPDMNGSHFRGRDLVFMGLDGTEDQADVSSGWMGRFLNLEYPNYPDAYPSESMRDPVAIEMGSSMSLAFHREQGIPVGLNVQSPEAFYELINGVGVDNATLYKPEGYAGDELEYLWQFEGMSNVYAERLKQVYDYGSNSTVEYPTEYPAPTLALYKKNALSGQLRLIARLLKGGIKTRIFMCRMGGFDTHGNQVDENDATLGIHASLMYHLSSAIKAFQDDLANLGLEDKVLTMTFTEFGRRVKSNDSYGTDHGTSTPVFVFGKAVKSQVVGDNPDLSDLVGGNMKYQVDYRQVYTSVLQDWFGAGKEALEAARFSEFVDSRIDIFGLDIGVKELEAGKVNAIAFPIPATDTLTFQFNMPMPGNAVIKLFDVNGRMVYQKRLNYLYYGSQTFVLRVSSLPAGQYVFTVGTNQYTESGKVIVKR
- a CDS encoding leucine-rich repeat domain-containing protein; this translates as MEDSQIIEELREQLPRKLKEVKKVTWFLRGYQLNDQGQVSHLSISKFGLKGEWPKAIFKLRHLEFLDMQDNEIQSIPKDISALKNLRCIDMRMNQLNALPTSMTNLPVLEKLYLGDNYFKNVPEAIRHYPSLYTIDFTNNQLVGGCEHLLNAPNIQNIYLKNNQLTSFPFHLTENKLIKELNLMENPIHQIPKEHKHIAQLWY
- a CDS encoding DsbA family protein — protein: MDMRKIKLLSLLVSFILLFFIVFKIVGLLGWNKGAERMSLLPEGFQLDGEGDIIFGSPDAGCSVYLFANYRCQFCLSFFKEGLPQILDDYDGKVKVVFKPILFSHTQEEMDALRMAVSVFKYGDYLPFHTLLLRDPDVIYADSYKDYLMEIMGLNSAIANSYFDDATKKYIDDNKKMFKELKIKGTPGFVVDKHVITGFSNMKLLLDNKFKSK
- a CDS encoding DUF1800 domain-containing protein, which codes for MAATDKFSGVLGRTNAAHLLRRATFGLTESAIQQFASLTVDQAMDLLFSDPVPADLPIDLKTNQTWLNPKAGDANSEQKKLTDYFIIWHLERMRQSEVNISERLTYFYHTHLPVRRSLVESSEMIYYQNALFRQFAKGSFKTLFKHICMDNAMLIYLDNGTNDVSSPNENFAREMLELYSIGRGPQIGLGDYTHFTEDDIKAATRVLTGYQVDYSFANVHSETQLPTGVIREVDRDGVWLAHRHDAGEKIFSHHFGKRVIAPSELVNGFATSEAAKQEFDEMIEMIFEKDETARFITRKLYRFFVYYQIDDYVENNVIIPLAAQFKSSGYDMSVLARAMLSSQHFYDVDDAESSNNIMGSIIKSPIDMILGTLRLFQVDVPTDLDTLYNTVYINGIFKFIEEQGLDFYEPFEVAGYPAYHQFPIYSRNWIRPQTLAYRYKLSEYFLNGINSKGKDLGIKLDVLSWVENGGAVSNPADANILVDALLELMIPFPVASERRDFFLTTVFLDGLYPAAWTTEWNNYRSDPTQYKATVASRISVLINAIMQSPEYQLY